Proteins encoded together in one Coffea arabica cultivar ET-39 chromosome 2c, Coffea Arabica ET-39 HiFi, whole genome shotgun sequence window:
- the LOC113727160 gene encoding F-box/WD-40 repeat-containing protein At3g52030: MELSSSGLRPPPQPAAKKKQKTTIHALSHDILCMIFTFLDLVQLIRCSAVCKSWSTVINKLKLLQIQYHKQQDADAFSLPAASIQLGRSLNIHMEQIAIEQHRFAFHKGPANVFQWKGHSVGVNKCRMKMGLFLTGVGDKMMRLWSAESYNFLDEYSLPDKAPLIDFDFDENKVVGLVGTRMCIWTRTGTRNIFSSRDGMFTKGLCMSYVDPEAVVGCEDGKARVFDMYSRKCSQIIKMHPGPITCLSFNDDQLLISGSSLGSISMSDISSDQQVTTLKPLSSAGIKTLCFNPRSNLLFAGSTDGHASCWDIRTLRRLWETRVSPNVLYSINHLRNDTSTLVIGGIDGIIRILDQDTGQVLSRCIVDDATGVSSRSKDRHHQIIETKKVRRLSEDVQVDRLPIAPRPPITCLAVGMQKVVTMNNDKCIRVWKFRTD, encoded by the exons ATGGAGTTATCAAGTTCCGGCCTCCGTCCACCGCCACAGCCCGCGGCCAAGAAGAAGCAGAAAACGACAATTCACGCCCTTAGTCACGATATACTCTGCATGATTTTCACCTTTCTTGACCTCGTCCAGCTCATCCGCTGCTCCGCTGTCTGCAAATCATG GAGTACAGTCATCAACAAACTCAAGTTGTTGCAAATACAATATCACAAGCAACAAGATGCAGATGCTTTCAGCCTTCCTGCAGCATCTATACAATTAGGAAGATCATTAAATATTCATATGGAGCAGATTGCTATTGAACAGCACAGATTTGCTTTTCACAAAGGCCCTGCTAATGTTTTCCAGTGGAAAGGTCATTCAGTTGG GGTCAATAAGTGCCGCATGAAGATGGGACTGTTTCTTACTGGTGTGGGTGACAAG ATGATGCGTCTCTGGTCAGCAGAAAGTTACAATTTCTTGGATGAATACAGCCTTCCTGATAAAGCCCCTTTAATCGATTTCGACTTTGATGAGAACAAG GTTGTTGGTTTGGTAGGGACTCGTATGTGCATATGGACGCGTACTGGGACAAGAAACATATTTTCTTCTCGTGATGGCATGTTTACCAAGGGATTGTGCATGAG TTATGTGGATCCAGAAGCTGTGGTTGGGTGTGAGGATGGCAAAGCTCGTGTTTTTGACATGTATAGCAGAAAGTGTTCTCAAATTATCAA GATGCATCCTGGGCCAATTACATGCTTATCTTTCAATGATGATCAGTTACTCATTTCTGGTTCCTCTCTTGGAAGTATTTCCATGTCAGATATTTCCTCTGATCAGCAAGTAACCACACTGAAGCCACTCAGTTCTGCAG GCATAAAGACATTGTGCTTTAACCCTCGCTCCAATCTACTGTTTGCTGGATCAACTGATGGCCATGCATCTTGTTGGGATATTAG GACATTACGGCGTCTATGGGAAACACGCGTTAGTCCCAACGTTCTTTATTCGATAAATCATCTGAGGAATGACACATCAACATTAGTCATTGGTGGTATAGATGGTATCATAAGAATTCTGGACCAGGATACAGGTCAAGTACTCTCAAGATGCATTGTTGACGATGCTACTGGTGTATCAAGTCGATCAAAAGACaggcatcatcaaatcattgaAACAAAGAAGGTGAGAAGGCTCTCTGAAGATGTTCAGGTTGATCGTCTGCCTATAGCTCCTAGACCACCTATTACGTGCTTAGCTGTTGGGATGCAGAAAGTTGTTACAATGAATAATGATAAATGCATTAGGGTGTGGAAGTTTAGAACTGATTAA